GAAGCAATGAAACGTCGTGCATCTCACGCACCGGGTCTAGTCCGTCCGTGCCAACGGATGGCCTTCTGCGCTCGCGATTTTGCGGTCCATCCGCCAAACAGGTGATCAGCGCTTCACCGTTTCGAGGTTCTGTGCAAACGCACCCGCCTCCTCCTCCAGCCGCGCCCGGGCCTCGAGTCCGTCTCGCCATTCGTCCGGAAACGCCTTCCAGCCGTGGAGTGCCCCCAGTAGTGCGCCGAGCATTGCTCCGTGCGTATCGGCATCCCCACCGACGTTGATGCTCGACAGCAGCGTATTCTCCAGAAGATGCGGCCGTCGCACGAACATCGCGCAGGCGTACGGCCACGCCTCGTCCGCCCGAACGCCGGCGCCGCCACAGAGGTCGCGCATGTCGAGCGGAAATTCGTCCAGGTGCATGCGCAGTCGTTCGAGTCGGTCGGAGACGCGCCGGTCCGAGTCGCCATCTCCCGACACGCTGTTTTCGGCGTAGATGACGTGCTCGATCAGGTCCTTCCAGAACGACTCTTTGTCGAACGTCTCCACGTCTGCCTCTATGGCGAGAGCGACCGCCCGAGCCTGCCCATAGCCGGCCGCAAGGGAAGCCGGGTGCCGATGCGTCACGGACAGCACCGGGATGATTGCATCCAGGGCTTCATCCCTTGACGCTCCGGTGCACGCCCACCACACCCCGAGAGGCGCAGCACGCATCGCCGCTCCGTTCGTCGGATTGTTCGCGCTTCCGGATGTATCTGGGGACACACCCTCCGCGAGCCGATCAATGGCTGCTTTCGTCGTCGGCCCCCAGCGCCGTGCATCATCGCGAAGCACAACATACTGCGTTGCCACTGCCTGCGGCCAGGTCGCTGGCTCAACATTGGAGGCCAGCGCCCGAACGAGCGCAAACGTCATCTGCGTATCGTCCGTCCACTGCCCGGCGTCGAGATCTTTTCGCTGCTCATCATCCCGATATTCCTTGACACCCTTGTAGTAGGTCCGGACATTCTGATGACTGATGCCTTCAATCGGCATCCCAAGGGCGTCACCGACGGCGGTGCCGAGACACGTACCG
The nucleotide sequence above comes from Longibacter salinarum. Encoded proteins:
- a CDS encoding ADP-ribosylglycohydrolase family protein, with the protein product MACSPDRILGTCLGTAVGDALGMPIEGISHQNVRTYYKGVKEYRDDEQRKDLDAGQWTDDTQMTFALVRALASNVEPATWPQAVATQYVVLRDDARRWGPTTKAAIDRLAEGVSPDTSGSANNPTNGAAMRAAPLGVWWACTGASRDEALDAIIPVLSVTHRHPASLAAGYGQARAVALAIEADVETFDKESFWKDLIEHVIYAENSVSGDGDSDRRVSDRLERLRMHLDEFPLDMRDLCGGAGVRADEAWPYACAMFVRRPHLLENTLLSSINVGGDADTHGAMLGALLGALHGWKAFPDEWRDGLEARARLEEEAGAFAQNLETVKR